The Populus trichocarpa isolate Nisqually-1 chromosome 2, P.trichocarpa_v4.1, whole genome shotgun sequence genome has a window encoding:
- the LOC7467233 gene encoding tubulin alpha chain, whose translation MRECISIHIGQAGIQVGNACWELYCLEHGIQPDGQMPSDKTVGGGDDAFNTFFSETGAGKHVPRAIFVDLEPTVIDEVRTGAYRQLFHPEQLISGKEDAANNFARGHYTIGKEIVDLCLDRIRKLADNCTGLQGFLVFNAVGGGTGSGLGSLLLERLSVDYGKKSKLGFTVYPSPQVSTSVVEPYNSVLSTHSLLEHTDVAVLLDNEAIYDICRRSLDIERPTYTNLNRLVSQVISSLTASLRFDGALNVDVTEFQTNLVPYPRIHFMLSSYAPVISAEKAYHEQLSVAEITNSAFEPSSMMAKCDPRHGKYMACCLMYRGDVVPKDVNAAVATIKTKRTIQFVDWCPTGFKCGINYQPPTVVPGGDLAKVQRAVCMISNSTSVAEVFSRIDHKFDLMYAKRAFVHWYVGEGMEEGEFSEAREDLAALEKDYEEVGAESPDGEDGDEGDEY comes from the exons atgagagagtGCATTTCGATTCACATTGGTCAAGCCGGTATTCAGGTCGGCAATGCTTGCTGGGAGCTTTACTGCCTCGAACACGGCATTCAG cCTGATGGCCAGATGCCGAGTGACAAAACTGTTGGCGGAGGTGATGATGCTTTCAACACCTTTTTCAGTGAAACTGGTGCGGGAAAGCACGTCCCTCGTGCTATCTTTGTTGATCTTGAGCCCACTGTTATTGATGAAGTCAGGACTGGAGCATACCGCCAGCTTTTCCACCCCGAGCAACTCATCAGTGGAAAGGAAGATGCTGCCAACAACTTTGCCCGTGGCCACTATACCA TTGGGAAAGAGATTGTTGATCTCTGCTTGGATCGTATCCGAAAGTTAGCTGATAACTGCACTGGCCTTCAAGGGTTTTTGGTGTTCAATGCTGTTGGAGGTGGTACTGGTTCTGGTCTTGGGTCACTTCTCCTGGAGAGGCTCTCTGTTGACTATGGCAAAAAATCAAAGCTTGGTTTCACTGTATATCCATCCCCGCAAGTTTCCACATCAGTTGTAGAGCCCTACAACAGTGTCCTTTCAACTCACTCTCTCCTTGAGCATACTGATGTTGCTGTGCTCCTTGACAATGAGGCCATCTATGACATTTGCAGGCGCTCTCTTGACATTGAGCGTCCCACTTACACCAATCTTAACCGCCTTGTTTCTCAG GTGATCTCATCTTTGACTGCCTCATTAAGGTTTGATGGAGCTCTTAATGTGGATGTTACTGAGTTCCAAACCAACTTGGTTCCATACCCCAGGATCCATTTCATGCTTTCCTCTTATGCCCCTGTCATCTCCGCAGAGAAGGCATACCATGAGCAGCTCTCCGTGGCTGAGATAACCAACAGTGCTTTTGAGCCATCATCCATGATGGCCAAGTGTGACCCACGTCATGGCAAGTACATGGCTTGCTGCCTGATGTATAGAGGTGATGTTGTGCCCAAGGATGTGAATGCAGCTGTGGCTACCATCAAGACCAAGCGCACAATCCAGTTCGTTGATTGGTGCCCAACTGGGTTCAAGTGTGGCATCAACTACCAGCCACCAACTGTTGTTCCAGGAGGCGACCTTGCTAAGGTTCAGAGGGCTGTTTGCATGATTTCCAATTCCACAAGTGTTGCAGAAGTCTTCTCTCGCATTGACCACAAGTTTGATCTCATGTATGCCAAGCGTGCGTTTGTGCACTGGTATGTTGGCGAGGGTATGGAGGAAGGAGAGTTCTCAGAGGCTCGTGAGGATCTTGCTGCCCTGGAGAAGGATTATGAGGAGGTTGGGGCTGAATCTCCCGATGGAGAGGATGGTGATGAAGGAGATGAGTACTGA
- the LOC7488181 gene encoding receptor protein-tyrosine kinase CEPR1 yields MYVHLSLSQCYHRNLLFIIKTKTAAPNDPLNHVDIYILLRFLISFSATTNLTTSSISPWLFLPPPPPPTQMAFQSIILLFVSLISLTYPIQTISTNPYQFFNLMKASLSGNVLSDWDVTGGKSYCNFTGVSCNSRGYVEMIDVTGWSISGRFPSGICSYFPDLRVLRLGHNSLHGDFLHSIVNCSFLEELNLSFLFATGTYPDFSPLKSLRILDVSYNRFTGEFPMSVTNLSNLEVLNFNENDGLHLWQLPENISRLTKLKSMILTTCVLHGPIPASIGNMTSLVDLELSGNFLSGHIPVELGLLKNLQQLELYYNYHLSGNIPEEFGNLTELVDLDISVNKLTGKIPESVCRLPKLEVLQLYNNSLSGEIPSAIASSTTLRILSVYDNFLTGEVPQDLGHLSAMIVVDLSENRLSGPLPSDVCRGGKLLYFLVLDNMFSGELPDSYAKCKTLLRFRLSHNHLEGSIPEGILGLPRVSIIDLSYNNFSGPISNTIGTARNLSELFVQSNKISGVIPPEISRAINLVKIDLSSNLLYGPIPSEIGYLKKLNLLILQGNKLNSSIPKSLSLLRSLNVLDLSNNLLTGSIPESLSELLPNSINFSNNLLSGPIPLSLIKGGLVESFSGNPGLCVPVYVDSSDQSFPMCSHTYNRKRLNSIWAIGISVAILTVGALLFLKRQFSKDRAVKQHDETTASSFFSYDVKSFHRISFDQREILEAMVDKNIVGHGGSGTVYRIELSSGEVVAVKRLWSRKSKDSGSEDQLLLDKELKTEVGTLGSIRHKNIVKLYCYFSSSDCNLLIYEYMPNGNLWDALHKGWIHLNWPTRHQIAVGVAQGLAYLHHDLLPPIIHRDIKSTNILLDANYRPKVADFGIAKVLQARGGKDSTTTVIAGTYGYLAPEYAYSSKATTKCDVYSFGVVLMELITGKKPVEADYGESKNIINLVSTKVDTKEGVMEVLDKRLSGSFRDEMIQVLRIAIRCTYKTPALRPTMNEVVQLLIEAGQNRVDSFRSSNKSKEASDVTKIKNQFEI; encoded by the exons ATGTATGTGcacctctctctttctcagtGCTACCACAGGAACCTGCTTTTCATCATCAAGACTAAAACTGCTGCACCCAATGATCCCCTCAATCATGTCGACATTTATATACTTCTTCGcttcctcatctccttctctgcAACGACCAACTTAACCACCTCCTCCATCTCTCCCTGGCTctttctccccccccccccccccccaactcAAATGGCTTTTCAATCTATTATCCTCCTTTTTGTGTCACTGATTTCTCTAACCTATCCTATACAAACTATCAGCACTAACCCATATCAGTTCTTCAATCTCATGAAAGCTTCCTTGTCAGGAAATGTCCTGTCTGATTGGGATGTCACGGGAGGGAAATCATACTGCAATTTCACAGGAGTTAGCTGCAACAGTCGAGGATATGTTGAGATGATTGACGTAACTGGGTGGTCAATTTCTGGCCGTTTTCCATCTGGAATATGCTCTTACTTTCCAGACTTGCGTGTTCTTCGTCTAGGCCACAACAGTCTCCACGGTGACTTCCTTCACAGCATCGTCAACTGCTCTTTCTTGGAAGAGTTGAACTTGAGCTTTTTGTTTGCTACCGGAACATATCCAGATTTCTCACCATTGAAATCCTTACGGATACTTGACGTGTCATACAACCGCTTCACGGGTGAGTTTCCCATGTCAGTAACAAATCTTTCCAATCTTGAGGTGCTCAACTTCAATGAAAACGATGGCCTCCACTTATGGCAACTGCCGGAGAATATTTCTAGGCTGACAAAGCTCAAAAGCATGATCTTGACAACCTGCGTGCTGCATGGTCCAATCCCAGCATCAATCGGAAACATGACATCCCTTGTTGATCTTGAATTAAGCGGGAATTTCCTTTCTGGTCATATCCCTGTAGAGCTTGGATTGTTGAAGAACTTGCAGCAACTTGAGCTCTACTATAATTACCACCTTTCCGGCAATATACCTGAGGAATTTGGAAACTTGACAGAGCTTGTAGATTTGGACATCTCAGTCAATAAATTGACAGGAAAGATTCCAGAATCTGTATGTCGCCTTCCCAAGCTTGAGGTCCTGCAGCTTTACAACAACAGTCTCTCAGGAGAAATCCCCAGTGCTATCGCAAGTTCAACAACCTTGCGCATACTCTCAGTTTATGATAACTTTCTGACAGGAGAAGTGCCGCAGGACCTGGGGCACTTATCAGCTATGATCGTCGTAGACTTGTCAGAGAACCGCCTATCAGGGCCATTACCATCAGATGTTTGCAGGGGAGGTAAACTGCTCTACTTTCTTGTCCTGGATAACATGTTTTCTGGAGAGTTACCTGATAGCTATGCAAAATGCAAGACTCTTCTAAGGTTTCGACTGAGTCATAACCATTTGGAGGGCTCAATACCTGAAGGTATTCTAGGCCTTCCTCGTGTTTCAATTATTGATTTGagttataataattttagtgGTCCAATTTCAAATACAATTGGAACTGCGAGAAACTTGTCAGAACTGTTCGTACAAAGCAACAAGATTTCAGGTGTTATACCTCCTGAAATTTCCAGGGCTATCAATCTGGTAAAGATTGATCTCAGCAGTAATCTCCTGTATGGCCCCATACCTTCTGAAATTGGCTATCTAAAGAAGCTAAATTTACTGATCTTGCAAGGCAACAAGCTGAATTCTTCCATCCCCAAGTCGCTATCTTTGTTAAGATCTCTCAATGTTCTTGATCTTTCCAACAACCTCTTGACTGGAAGTATCCCTGAAAGTCTGAGCGAGTTGTTACCAAACTCCATCAACTTTTCAAACAATCTTCTCTCTGGTCCAATACCTCTCTCACTGATTAAGGGGGGACTGGTGGAGAGTTTTTCAGGCAACCCAGGTCTCTGTGTTCCAGTCTATGTTGATTCATCAGATCAAAGTTTCCCCATGTGTTCACACACTTACAATCGAAAGAGGCTAAATTCTATCTGGGCAATCGGAATATCAGTAGCTATCCTAACTGTTGGAGCTCTCCTGTTTCTAAAACGACAATTCAGTAAAGACAGAGCTGTCAAGCAACACGATGAGACCACGGCTTCATCATTCTTCTCCTACGATGTAAAGAGCTTCCACCGAATAAGTTTCGATCAACGTGAGATCCTTGAAGCTATGGTTGATAAGAACATAGTGGGCCATGGAGGATCTGGGACTGTGTACAGAATTGAACTGAGCAGTGGAGAGGTTGTTGCAGTGAAGAGGCTGTGGAGTAGGAAATCGAAAGATTCTGGTTCAGAGGATCAATTGCTTTTGGATAAGGAGTTGAAAACCGAGGTAGGGACTCTAGGAAGTATAAGGCACAAGAACATAGTCAAGTTGTACTGTTATTTCTCGAGTTCGGATTGCAACCTGTTGATTTATGAGTATATGCCAAATGGGAACCTTTGGGACGCCCTTCACAAAGGGTGGATCCATCTGAATTGGCCCACCCGTCATCAAATAGCAGTTGGAGTTGCTCAGGGCTTGGCATATCTCCATCATGATCTCTTGCCACCAATCATTCACAGAGACATCAAGTCAACCAACATCCTGCTTGATGCTAACTACCGGCCCAAAGTTGCAGATTTTGGCATAGCCAAGGTTTTGCAAGCTAGAGGAGGGAAAGACTCCACCACCACTGTCATTGCAGGGACCTACGGTTATTTGGCCCCGG AATATGCGTACTCATCTAAAGCAACAACCAAGTGTGATGTCTACAGTTTTGGGGTGGTGTTGATGGAACTAATAACTGGGAAGAAGCCAGTAGAGGCAGATTATGGAGAGAGCAAGAATATTATAAATCTGGTTTCAACAAAAGTGGACACCAAGGAAGGAGTGATGGAGGTGCTGGACAAGAGGTTATCAGGGTCTTTCAGAGATGAGATGATTCAGGTTCTCCGGATCGCCATCCGATGCACCTACAAGACCCCAGCCCTTCGACCCACCATGAATGAAGTTGTCCAGTTGCTGATCGAGGCAGGCCAGAACAGAGTCGATTCTTTCAGGTCATCAAATAAGAGCAAAGAGGCATCAGACGTCACTAAAATAAAGAACCAGTTTGAAATATGA